The genomic DNA ATATGTACCTTTTTCTTCTCTCATCAAAAGCCTACAATCAATACCATGAATAACAAGCTGATGTTATATatacatgatgatgatgataccGGACAAATATATGACGAAGAGAAAGACGTGGGACAACTTCAAGCGACACAAATATATCAGCTTCACCTGTCTGTATCAGCAGGACTACTTGAAGATGCAATTGTAACCAATGGAGAACTATCCTTCACTTCACCTCCTGAAGATATCCATAAGTTAAGGACTATACAATATCATCCCCTCAATTTGAGGCATTGTTAGGACTATCTAATTACCTTTTGCATCATCTGGCGCCAATAAGGAAATTCCAACGAATACTGATATCATTCCTATTATGAACATTGTTGACCTTAAATTATCTAATACCTGCTTACATAACAATCTGTGAGTACAAAAAAAGTTGGTATGCTACAACTAATAAAAACTGTTCTGCCAACAACTTATCAGAAATGATTAACAATCATTAGAACAAAAAATATGCCGAAAACGCCTTTGTATTGTGCCAGCTAGTGTTGGCACACAGATTCGTATGTTATTTATGTCAAGCATTATCCACCTTTGGACATTGAAAATCCCAACATTACCCTCCAATTTCACAAATTAGTATCAAATAGGCAACAAGTTCatctatttattttactatttagaAACTTTCCAAActacatattaaattattttctttcacGTCACACTAGAAGAATAAAGCTATGTATAATATAACTGTGAAGAATGAAGAATATGACATAAAGTATCTCAAGCAATTCTAGAACACCAACATAATTTCCCATTGATTGTCGGGACGGGTTAGCCTGTGAAATTTCACAGTTACTTCTGGTACCCGTCGGAATGCCATCCTTgttaatgttttcaaatgtaGGAATAAATAATGATAGAGGGAGAACCTGATATTCCTGAAAGTAAACAAATCCTGTACAAATGGAGAAAAATGTCCAGGCGATCTGGAACATGGGTACAATAAGTATTGCATCAAACAATGATAAGCCTTCATTTAATCTAGCCATCTGCAAAAAGGTTCAGGGATGAAGTAGGAAATCTTTAAGGTCCCTTAGTGGTCTCAAAATAGATCAGGCTATTTAGCGCTTACCCAAAATCCAGCTGTGCTAAGAAATAATAGAATCATGGAATATGTGAACCAGCTATGTAAATGATAGCTGCTAGACATGGAAAGCCTTAGCATATTAGAGCTGCAGCAAACaaaattgtttgatcatgaGGGTGACTACTACCTTATAATATACTTAAACTTGAACATATGTACGACACTGGAGCTCACAGAGATTTTGCAAAAAGAACAGAGCATGATCCAACAGCACCAGACACCACAGCATATGAGAAAGGAAACAGCATTTTCCAATAAGGTTTAAGTTCATATGAAGGATTTGCCACCAGTATTTCTCCTCTCCTGAATTATTCATTTTTGAACATGGACAATAAATCAGATAAGTTGTACAAGAAAGATCTCAGCTGGATCTAAGATGTACAGTATCAAGCTTTTCTATCACCATGTGCAAACTTCACATTATCATAAACTTATGCATCGGCTCTCACCTGTACACCAAGTGATGCAACAGAACAATGAAAAGCAAAATGACACAGTAAAGAAGGAAATTGATGTTGCTATACTTCTCCGTCAACTCCTCTGGTGTGaaaactgaaaaaaataaaaaaaaatggacatGTTATTTTACTTGACCAACAAACATACAGCAATCTAACcaaaaagaatttaacaataaaGCAATGTTACATAGTATACAATCTATGGGCTACAATAGGGAGTAAACTGTTTGAGCAGGGAGCATAGTCATTTTTACATCTAGAAGAAAAGTAAATTACCTAGAAATTTGATCAAAGTGGATATAGTGAAGGTGAGAGTCTAATGAACATATTCTAAATACTAGAGATTGTATTCAAATAtgaaacacacaaaaaaaaagtataatcaGACATGGGTGGGTACCAAGGGTTTCTGAAAGCTACTACTATGTCACACTAGTACAATCACAAAAGGAACTTGCATCTTCATCAGATTATAATTATAAGCCAATGTGCTGGACTTCTTGTACTTCAAAACCCCTATAATAGGATAATCAAGAATTTTCTAAAACATTATTGCATCAATCCCATTTTATTTGGCAAAATTTAGACTCCCTACACCAAGGAACCTTGTGcacttataattttcttttaccaATTAGATCATGACTTATGCATGAAGTTGCAACAAAAGCCATAAGAAGATCTTGGCGATGTACATGCATAGTATTAAGTAGCATTCAACCTAAATTCAATACAAATGGAATGAATCAGGAAGAATGTTATCTACAAGTTAATTAGCaattgaattaaagaacttcaTCCTCAGGATAGCAATGTTATCAAGAAATGAACTAGCAGTTTAATTTccagaaaaaacaaaaataaaccagCATTGAATTAAAAAACTTCATCCTCAAAATAACTGACATACCAGGGGACTGGTGGTTTCCAAAAGCAACAAGAAAGATATTTCCAAGGACAATAAAAGCTGTGGCGACAAGCACTCTGTCAAACAAGCAATGTTGTTCATACTAAACttagaaaggaaaaaaaaaaagagaactCCTAGCGAACTTCAACTAAGAAGATGTACCAACTGCAGAAGCAACATACTTGACAGTAACCATCTTATTCAATACAAAATAAGCAAAGGCAATGTTGGAAACAAACTGAACCGATCCCAAAGCCGCAAGAAGTGACTGCAATATGTGTAGATAAGAACTGATCAAGAAAAAGCAGCTAATGACCAAAGGTAAAAAGAAGGAAGAGTGAGACAAGTATAGCATTTCGTGCAGACCTGAGCAGCATAtccaaatgaaatgaaattgaGACAATTTCCAAGAGCAAAGAATAAAATTCCTGCATGCCCAAGATATAGCTCAATAAGTTATTCAGACATgaagattaataaataataaataataaataatgcaaaggaaaaaaaaataaaaagaagaagaagataataaCAAAATGAACAGTACCTATTCTCCAAGTGTGGAAATATATGATGGGCTTCATTACCATCTTTCTGTTTAATCCATCAAGACTAGTCGTGGAATGCTTCTCTCTCTGCAGTTAATATGGCAAACAAATTATTGAATGTGAGAcagtttaaagaaaaaaatgtaccATTAATGAATCACACCCATTACTGGAGGCACACAGCTTATGCAAAACAACCAAAGCTTCAGAATACATGCTCTAAtttaggggtgagcaaatgAGTTAATCCAATCCAATCTATAATTAGTATGGGTGGAGTTCTAACCCTACCGATTTAAATGCAATCCATAGGTTTAAATGTATTGGATCATCAAAGTCCATTTAATCCTAGTAACTGTCTGTGCATAACACATTATGTAGCCTCAGTATTATCATGTATTCTATCAGTATGTCAGCTCTTTCATTCTTTCATTTTATTGTTCTGCAATTGATCCAtcaattagtttttatttgttatattaattttttttttaaaaggtcaacTTTTTATTGTAAACGAGACTGGAACGCAAGAAATGTTCCTAAACAGTTTGCAGAAAAAAGTGggtgaagaaaagaaaaaactaaaaatacaataaagtTAGATTATGATAAGATCGAGATAGTCCCATCCGGTGCACATCCCCTTCTTGATTGATGCGAAAGTTTGAAGAAGAAAACCTTTAATCCTACCGGCCCATAACTCTTTCCTTCAAAATTTCTCCTATTTCGTTCTTTCCATATATGCTATGGGAATTGGGATACAAACTTCCATATGCACAACAGATCACAGAAGTAATTATCCTTTAGTTGCATAAGTGCAAATTACTGGAAAATGTGCACTAAGCAATATCGTATTAACACATGAAAATGGAGTTGGAACAATGACTGCTCTCTTTCTCACCATTTACTTGTTTGTACAAACTAGTATTGAGACTACATAAAGTTGCATGGACTTAGAACGCTTTAAGATTTGAAGTAAGGGTCATAATTGTGGGGAGGCGTGCTAGCTTcctaaattcaaacaaaaaaactatataaagtTGCATGGAGACGATGTAGATGCACATTGTAGAATGTAAAATACGATAATAAAGAATTATGTACGTTCAGTCTATAAAGTGAAAGAATTATGTTACCTCATCATGTCCCAATTTGAGAAGATTAGTACCGAAATTTATGGCAATGCTACCAAATACATTAATAATAGCTCCAATTACCCACTCCCCCATTGACCAAAGATGTTCTTTAAACCCTTAAATGTTGCTATAATGCAATGATGCCCTTGGAAAGTCACTTATTATAGCACAGCAACAAACAGCTGCAAAGATGGAAAGGTTTCTTGCATCCATCACAATCACTGACAAGGAAGACAGCAGTTTTCTTTGGGTTGAGAAATCATTATATTATTCACCTGCCATCGAAAAGAAAGAGTGGTGGAAATGGGTAATATCTCTAATCTCTATAAGCACTAGGGACAGTACAATTAAGGCTTTGGATCTATAGAGGGAGGGAGGGCTATGGTAAAAGACATTAAAGATCGGTgaaatattttccatataatCGAGAATATAGACATTAAATCAAGGGCATCAATCATTGAGCTACATGAAAATTGCATGAATCGGGGGGAAAAAAGCTTGATCCGGATTCTGAAACCTACCCTTTTATCCCTACATTGTTCAGATTCTTCCAAAAGTGTTGATAATTGGTAAAAGTAAGAAGAAAAGGGAGGTTGAAAGACGAACCTTATTGTGTAAGTATCTGAGGCGAAGAAAGAAAATCCCAAAATTGGAAAAAGGAAATCAGAGAACCAACCAAACAGCAGCCGGAGCTTGAAACATGTATTGTTTCGTACCTAGCTCAGTATTGAGAGTTGGTTTTAGGAACTCTACTGCCCCGGATCGTGAGATGGATGGAGGCGAGCAGAGAGGATCGGCAATGGAGGAAGATGatgagagagaagaaagagcTTCTCAAAAGGATTTCTGAAACGAGCAACTTTGAAGGAATCAGGTGACAGGCGTCATTCACgtacaagattttttttttttttttttataataagaataataatagtgcttaataatagattaattataaaatcaattaattaatagcAGTTAGTTAATAAACTACTTCTAAAGACTTTAAATGGGTAATGCAAAATTAACACAAAAGTCAAACTTTTACGGTAAAAagtcaaactttttttttaaaattattagtattttttttggCCGGTTTAttcttgaaatttttaataaattgaaatatatatattttgtttaacgTTGTTAACATGATTTTTTTCGTTTTAGGAGGTTGATATAGGTGTGGGAGCGACGTTTAATACAATTAGTTCCCCAAACGAAAATTCCTCCAAATAcggagtaataataatattacgaATGATACACATCGAATGAATGCAATCATCCTTAAATATTCGATAATTTCTTTCGAATCAAATAATGAATCAGAAAATAATCGAAATAGTTTTACAAACACGTCTTTCAAATTATCGAACTCCTAAATCTTCAAAGACGACACGACACACATTATGTCATTtgttaggtttattttattaattgaagGGTTAAGTACAAAACTGGAGTCATTTCAACAACATCTACTACAGTCTACACATCTCAACTGAAGCAATACTAATTGATGTTTTGTAACTTTACCTTGCCTTCACCAAATATGTCTATTTTCCATCAACATCAAGAACCTaatacataaaacaacattGATGTAAAAGAAAGACCGGCCCAAAATACAAGGGAAATCGATAAAACACACCATAATACATATTAGCATATAACAGTAAGATTTCCGAACAGATTTAAGCAGATACCTAAACATAATATGTCATTCCAACCTCGATAAGACTAATGTGAGGAATGTTAAGTGCAACACCGGGGCCTCTACAGTTctttcgcaagaacgagtaaccaACGTCAATAGCCAGCTTCTTAAAATAAGACGAATTTCTCCTAGCTTTAACATAAGAATGTCCCATTATATAAGCCACTCCAGCATCCTTAGCCTCAATCAACTCCAAAAGCTCATCCTTAACAGACTGATCCATTCCAGGACTCTCCGGTAAATGAAACCTAACACGGCGCCTCCTCAGCTGCGGGTTTTCATCGTCGAAAACAGACCCCAGGCTCTGAAGGGTAGCCGATTTACTACTCACCTTGGCATTCATAGTCTCCGACTCAACTTCCTCTGAAACCATCAGGCTTCTGCTACTTCCCACTTTCTTGTTGCTTATAACCGCCATTCTCCCATCAAACGTCGCACTGTCGGAGTTCGATAACCGCGGTTCAACTGCTTCCATCTGGATAAATTCTGCTATACTTTGTATCAGCTGGTTCTCGAAATCACCATCTTCTTTTTGGATTTCCTTATATCCATACCTCACAATGCACCTGTACATCCTATAGGGTCTTGGGCAAACCCGACCAACAAGAAATCGCTCTTCTGGAGAAACATAAGGAACCGGAACTGACTTCACGCAAACGAAAACCAGCACCGAGTGAAATGCGGGGAGGTTTGTGACGAAGTGGGAAAAGATGGCAGGCACTCCGGTTGCTAATTCGGAGTATACAAGCCCTAATCCAGGTACACGAACAACACCAAGGTTGGGGCCTAATCCTAGAAGCCATCTCAGTGGAACTTTATTGTGAAGATCGAAATTGTACTTTCTGCGTGTTCCATAATGCCAGATAAACATGATGCACATGAAGACAGAAGCAAGCACAAGGGAAACCCATCCTCCTTGAGGAATTTTCATTATAGCAGAGGATAAATAAACACCTTCGATTGATCCGAAGAGCAGAAGGAATGCAGCAGCTAATACAATATTCTTgtcccaaacaaatattatgaCAAGTGCCATAAGACAGGTCGTGATGAACATAACCGTCATGCAGGCAAGCCCTGGGGATTCAAATCATTCCAATTACAAATCCTTATTT from Impatiens glandulifera chromosome 9, dImpGla2.1, whole genome shotgun sequence includes the following:
- the LOC124913813 gene encoding probable magnesium transporter NIPA8; its protein translation is MGEWVIGAIINVFGSIAINFGTNLLKLGHDEREKHSTTSLDGLNRKMVMKPIIYFHTWRIGILFFALGNCLNFISFGYAAQSLLAALGSVQFVSNIAFAYFVLNKMVTVKVLVATAFIVLGNIFLVAFGNHQSPVFTPEELTEKYSNINFLLYCVILLFIVLLHHLVYRRGEILVANPSYELKPYWKMLFPFSYAVVSGAVGSCSVLFAKSLSNMLRLSMSSSYHLHSWFTYSMILLFLSTAGFWMARLNEGLSLFDAILIVPMFQIAWTFFSICTGFVYFQEYQVLDNLRSTMFIIGMISVFVGISLLAPDDAKGGEVKDSSPLVTIASSSSPADTDRLLMREEKGTYTLRQVMHMKAVDIAVKAKAVCSLSLGLGEDSINASSVLVMPMVSSKITGFRGNGFDQVKLLSTKGNGWGKISEEEDDDDSIELLETNSMLS